From a single Candidatus Izimaplasma bacterium HR1 genomic region:
- the rpsR gene encoding 30S ribosomal protein S18 → MARPGGFRKRRKRRCYFTENKVKYIDFKDFELLKRFISDRGKILPRRVTGTKSNYQAELAVAIKRARHMALLPFIKE, encoded by the coding sequence ATGGCAAGACCTGGTGGATTCCGTAAAAGACGTAAAAGAAGATGTTATTTTACAGAAAACAAAGTTAAATATATTGATTTTAAAGATTTCGAATTACTAAAAAGATTTATTAGTGATAGAGGTAAAATCTTACCTAGAAGAGTAACAGGAACTAAATCAAATTATCAAGCAGAATTAGCAGTAGCAATTAAACGTGCACGTCATATGGCACTTTTACCATTTATTAAAGAATAA
- the ssb gene encoding Single-stranded DNA-binding protein ssb, with translation MINRTILVGRLTKDPEVRYTSSNIAYARFTLAVNRTFAGPSGEREADFIQCITWRKQAENLARFVRKGSLIGVEGRIQTGSYDDKDGNRKYTTDVVCDSVQFLEPKNQDSQDNSSYAPREPRANNNNSYQERPVERKQSTPSIDVSEDDLPF, from the coding sequence ATGATCAATCGTACTATACTAGTTGGAAGATTAACAAAAGACCCGGAGGTTAGATATACTTCAAGTAATATAGCTTATGCTAGATTTACATTAGCAGTGAATAGAACATTCGCTGGACCAAGTGGTGAAAGAGAAGCTGATTTTATCCAATGTATTACATGGCGAAAACAAGCTGAGAATTTAGCTCGTTTTGTAAGAAAAGGTAGTTTAATTGGTGTTGAAGGTAGAATACAAACCGGATCATACGATGACAAAGATGGAAATAGAAAATACACTACAGATGTTGTATGCGATAGCGTACAATTCTTAGAACCTAAAAATCAAGATTCACAAGACAATAGTAGTTATGCGCCTAGGGAACCTAGAGCAAATAACAATAATTCATATCAAGAAAGACCAGTTGAAAGAAAACAAAGTACTCCAAGTATTGATGTTTCCGAAGACGACCTGCCTTTCTAA
- the rpsF gene encoding 30S ribosomal protein S6 — MRKYEIMYIIRPTVLEDDRKALIEELSNIITSKGGEILAANEWGMKDLAYEIQKHKKGYYVVLSVKSNDEARMEFDRVVRIKEDVIRHIIIRDER; from the coding sequence ATGAGAAAATACGAAATTATGTACATTATTCGTCCGACAGTACTTGAAGATGACAGAAAAGCTTTAATTGAAGAATTAAGCAATATCATCACTTCAAAAGGTGGAGAAATCCTAGCTGCAAACGAATGGGGTATGAAAGACCTAGCTTATGAGATTCAAAAGCATAAAAAAGGTTATTATGTTGTATTAAGCGTTAAATCAAATGATGAAGCTCGAATGGAGTTTGATCGTGTTGTACGTATCAAAGAAGATGTTATTCGTCACATCATCATTAGAGACGAAAGATAA
- a CDS encoding anaerobic ribonucleoside triphosphate reductase codes for MDKSINRQMELINNYVSNDNAASASKYDPNANVSVKNIATLSSELNKFDRIMLNRKLMTNKITELFGDELAIEYLRQLNDHEIYTHDETSIKPYCASVNLYPFLFEGLIGMGGDSKAPKNIDSFCGTFINLVFALASQFAGAIATVEFLMYFDYFSRKEWGEDYHSKYKDLATLGARPQTIERRIEAYLQQVVYSLNQPAASRGYQSIFWNISVFDKYYFDSIFGDFVFPDGTSPNWDSLNRLQQKFLSWFNKERTKSLLTFPVVTVALLTENNDVKDEEYRHVVAKELSEGQSMFMYMSESADSLASCCRLRNEIADNTFSYSLGAGGVSTGSINVITMNLNRLVQKNISIEEQVKKIHKYQVAYHAIINDYYEANLLPAYTAGFISLKKQFLTIGVNGLVEAAESKGISIIDSKEYNEFVDGILYPIFEQNKLAKEKYGVMFNTEFVPAENLGVKNAKWDQAEGLKVARDCYNSYFYVVESEKTNPIDKFILHGSKYNKYLDGGSALHLNLDEHLDIEQYKQLLKVAAINKTNYWTVNVKNTVCNDCDYIDKSTHTKCPKCGSTNIDYATRVIGYLKRVKSFSKDRQTEEHVRAYSHEIS; via the coding sequence ATGGATAAATCAATCAACAGACAAATGGAATTAATCAACAACTACGTAAGTAATGACAATGCAGCAAGTGCTTCTAAATACGATCCTAATGCGAACGTATCAGTGAAGAATATCGCTACATTATCAAGCGAACTTAATAAATTTGACCGTATTATGTTAAATCGCAAACTTATGACTAATAAAATTACGGAGCTTTTTGGTGACGAATTAGCTATTGAATATTTAAGACAACTCAATGATCATGAAATCTATACTCATGATGAAACAAGTATCAAACCATATTGTGCAAGTGTTAACTTATATCCATTTTTATTTGAGGGATTAATCGGCATGGGTGGTGATAGCAAAGCACCAAAGAATATCGATTCATTTTGCGGGACATTTATCAATTTGGTTTTTGCTTTAGCAAGCCAATTTGCCGGAGCAATAGCCACTGTAGAATTCTTAATGTACTTCGATTATTTCTCAAGAAAAGAATGGGGTGAAGATTACCATTCTAAGTATAAAGACTTAGCTACTTTAGGAGCACGTCCTCAAACGATCGAAAGACGTATTGAAGCGTATTTACAACAAGTAGTTTATTCACTTAATCAACCAGCTGCGTCAAGAGGATATCAATCTATCTTTTGGAATATAAGTGTATTTGATAAGTATTACTTTGATTCAATTTTTGGTGATTTTGTGTTCCCTGATGGAACTAGTCCAAACTGGGATAGTTTAAATAGATTACAACAAAAATTCTTATCTTGGTTCAACAAGGAAAGAACTAAATCATTATTAACATTCCCTGTTGTTACAGTAGCTTTATTAACTGAGAACAACGATGTTAAAGATGAAGAATATCGCCATGTAGTTGCTAAAGAATTATCAGAAGGACAAAGCATGTTTATGTATATGAGTGAAAGTGCAGATAGCTTAGCAAGTTGTTGTCGTCTAAGAAATGAAATCGCTGATAATACCTTTAGCTATAGTTTAGGTGCTGGTGGTGTTAGTACTGGTTCTATTAATGTAATAACAATGAATCTTAACCGTCTTGTTCAGAAGAATATTAGCATTGAAGAACAAGTTAAAAAGATCCATAAATACCAAGTAGCTTACCATGCAATTATCAATGATTATTATGAAGCTAACTTACTTCCTGCTTATACTGCCGGTTTCATCAGCTTGAAAAAGCAGTTCCTTACTATTGGTGTTAACGGACTTGTCGAAGCAGCTGAAAGTAAAGGTATTAGTATTATTGATTCTAAAGAATACAACGAGTTCGTTGATGGAATACTTTATCCTATCTTCGAACAAAATAAATTAGCTAAAGAAAAATATGGAGTTATGTTTAATACTGAATTTGTTCCTGCCGAAAACTTAGGTGTTAAGAATGCTAAATGGGATCAAGCAGAGGGATTAAAAGTAGCACGTGATTGCTACAATAGTTATTTCTACGTTGTTGAATCAGAAAAAACAAATCCAATAGACAAGTTTATTCTCCATGGTTCTAAATATAATAAATATCTCGATGGTGGTAGTGCACTTCATCTCAACTTAGATGAGCATCTCGATATTGAACAATATAAGCAATTACTAAAAGTAGCAGCTATCAACAAAACAAATTATTGGACTGTTAATGTTAAAAACACCGTATGTAATGATTGTGATTACATTGATAAATCAACTCATACTAAATGCCCTAAATGTGGTAGTACAAATATCGATTACGCGACTAGAGTAATCGGATATCTAAAACGCGTTAAAAGTTTCTCAAAAGATCGTCAAACCGAAGAACACGTTCGCGCTTATTCACATGAGATATCATAA